TTTTGCCGTTGCCGTTGTGGGGTGCGATAAGAGTGATGCAAAAGACACTCTAAAAATCTGATTTGGTTGATCAGAGCTGATCTGTAGAAATGCAATTGGAATTGCAAATATCAgatttcatgtgtttttttcctgtctaGACTTTCAAAAATCTCAGAGAATCAACTGGACTCTtgttttttaaaacttttttattACTTTATTAGCAAGTTATAATTCACATTAACATATTTATCTTGTGTCTCACATTTAAATACCTTTCAAGTCGTTTTTCACTGATTTTGATGCTAGTCACCCATTCAGTATACTATGACACCATGACATTATTGATAAATATAGGCTACTATTTGGATTCATGATGTGTCATGTCTGAGTCAACAGAAAGGCATAATTACAAAATATAATTCTTAgtcacaataacaataacattcACAATCAGTCAGCTACTCAGATTCTTTCGAAGCAAAAGTCAAGTGTATTCTGGTTAAATTAGGTTTGACAACCGCTGGGTGATGTGAATTCACGTCTGCAGTCGTGTGAGGTTTGGTTCGAGCCACCTCTGCATCAGCATCGTCAAGGCAATTGAAACAAGCATGCCTGTACACTCTGAAAAGGAAATTGTGCAAGCTTGATATTGCTGAAATGACTCCACTTTTCCAGTTATTTCCAATTATTCCAATAAGACAAATGAGCACAGACTGTAACCACGGTTCTTACCTTTGCTATTTTACCGGTTCTTCCTGAGAGTGAACAGCAATGGGACGCTTGTTCCCGCAGATCTTGTAGTTGGTGCTTTATGATATAGATATTTCTGTGAAGAGAGGTTCGAGGATAGGCTTAATGTTAAACATATGTTCTGACACACTTAATGTGTGGTATGACAATATAAATCTTCACTGAAACACGTACCTATCAGAACAATATGTGTCACATGCTTGATCATCCTGTCCCGTTAATTGTGGCCACCATTTGTTCAGGACAGATTGCACCCAGCTCCAACCCACCATCAGGTAACTACAAGAAAATGAAATATATGTTGATGGAGAAAGATTAAGTCTTCAGGACAGGGTAGTTAACAGTGCTGTAATATATTATTGTTAATAATATCTATATTCCTGCATTACAAATTGTAGGCTATATATTGTATAAAAAGGACAATAATAATAGTGATAATACTATGTAATAGTGAAAGAAGCTGTGTCATCAGCCCTTTTCCCTGCTTTACTGAATATGATCAACACTCACTCTTCAAATGGACTCCTGAGGGCACTCTTCACCAAAGGTAGGAGATCCACACAGTAGCCAATGGTGATGTCTGATGACTCATCTTGAAGGCTGAAAGCAATGAGGGGAGAGGAATATgagacaagacaaacacagtcaGTGGAGACTaggcatttatatatataatgaagaaAACTCGTACAATATTACAAAAAACATCACCGTTTTGTTATCATGGGTAGGCAGTCGACGAGCAAGCTTGTGTCTTCAAGCCTACAAGAGAACAAGGGATGTTTGAACGTGCATCATTAGGAAATACATCTTTGTCCTATGTACCTCTGCATGAACAACCACATTATATGCAATGTTTAAATAAACcacagttttgcatttttccaAGTTCAAAGCAACCAAACATCACCGAGGTTGCCCGTCTGAGACAAGTTAGGGTACAGGGTTTTATTAACCTCAACAAAAAAACTGAAGAAGCTGAGATTCAACCATATCAGTTGCTGGTCAACCACTCTTTGAGCCAAAAGTGACAGGCATAACAGCTATAGTTTCCCTCAGTTTAGTTTACCTTAATAAATATGTCAGTAATTCCCCAGCACCTTTTCTCCACAAACTGGATGCTAACTTGAGCTGCAGGTGTCTTCCAGAAAGCACTTGCATCATCATCCTGTGGTCTTGAGACAACTGGGAAGTAAAAGAGTGTAAAGTACAGCGAGTAAGAAGACAATCACTAAAAATTGGCTGAAAGCAGACATGCCACACTGTAAGCAATGGTTGTCTATAATTGAGGAAATCCAGGGGATGGAAAAGTTAACATACAAGCTGAAACTGAGTTATTTGTAAGGAACTGGGGAAAATTGctacaaaataaaacagatgTAGACATGCCtggataataaaataaaatataaatacaaattatattatatattatacattaaAGAAGGTCTCCTCCTGTTATAGGCCTGGTTCACCCCACccctttgtatttatttttgtatttctttctttttaaattattttctttctgtttccttATTTCCCCATGTGTGTTTTTACCACATTCCTGTTATTGTCTGcacaatatgtttgtgtgtctaactATCAATAAacacaaagttaaaaaaaaaaaaagagtgtaaaGAACGGAAAAGCACCACAGCCATCCTACCAGCTTCCTGAAACAATGTCAGAGTCACTGGCTTGGGTGCATGATAACTGCAGCTTAGCAATATAGTAAGCGAtgccatgctgtgaaagctttacTCCCATTTTTGCTTAGAGTATAGAACTAAGTAGTGAAAAGCCTGGATGGCTAGcgggaacaacaggtgtgtttacctgcccttcatatgaccatataccatcaaaatgtatGTGAAGAtcatacaaaaactagttactCACAAAAACATACCTCATAAAGTAGTACATTTCGTATATAGTGTTATAGGTATAGGTAtaggtatagtatagtatagtataggtTTCTGGGTTTCTGACTATAACTAAAAGTATAGTAAAGGTTTCTGACCTCTTTGAAGTAGTCTCCATACTTGGAGATTTCTTCAGTCTTCATCTTGGGCTCTTGATCCCCCCGCTGCGGTGTCCCCCAGAGCTCTTGCATGTCCTCAGGATGGTCCTCGtccctgctgctgttgctgccgtCCGTGTCCAGGTGCTTCCCTGTCGAGTGAGACTTCCTCCGACCCCCTGAGCTGACGGTGAGCGGGTGGTGGGTCTTCCTCTTGCAGGACACCACTCGTTTCACTCTCCCCAAGTGGTTCCCAGAGCGGCCCGGTGATTGTCTTATGGGCAGAGAGACGACAAGAGGTTCAGACAAGTCGTCGCCTTATTAATCACACAACATTAGAAGGAAGGAATGATCTTTTGTTATGtaatgtctgctgtgtgtgtgataagctTGAGATAAGGTTAACTGTTTCTTGATGGACGTCTCACCTCTTCTTGTTTGTGTCCTCTTTTTTACAAAACTCCACCTGGAAACCCAACAAATAATTACCAACATTAGTTAGATCAGCTAAAACCATGCTTTTCTGTATCATTAATCGTCTTAATTAACCCTAATGATACTGGAAAATCCATGGAAAAAAATGTTGCCTCATAGGACAACTGACGTGATCTCATTCTTGCCTCCACGTGTTTAGCAGCAGAGAATCTTATCCTGTAGATATGAGCCTCGTTGGATAAAACCTCTTCAGGGCTCTGGTATCCCCCCTCTTCATCATCGTGGTCTTCAGAGGACATTGTAAACGACAACCCTGCTGGGGTAAAGTGACAGTGGTGCTGAGTAGGCCTACTGTTAAAAACAGGGTAGCATTGCATATCAGTACACCTTCAGCCAGTAACTAAAAGCTTTACACAGTTTTGACCATGACACCTTGGTGCAGCCTTGGAAGGTTGGCAGTGTTGGTGGTGTAAATAAAATCCAAATTCCAGATCGCACAGAACCCGCATTTCACAGTAGACTGTGCAGGACTTGTTTAGTGCAGTCACACTCTTGTGCAAATGCCTGTCATTCTAATCTCAGCTTATTCCAGTCTTTTCAGCTTCTGAATATTATACTGTATTATAATCACAACAATGTCGCCACAGAAATAAAAGAGTTACCAAAATCAGTACAAAATAATTCTGCCAAGGTTCCCACAACACATCGTTTCAATGGCCAATTGCATATTGTGTATATGGCccttttacaattacattttaccCAGAATGCTCTTGCTACTGCCTTTTCACACTTCCTTGTTAGGATCAAAACAACGCTTCTCTCTCGTTGTACCGTTTGCAATTATACGCACACAATCATATTAGTATTGTTTTAAGGAAAGTTTGCTTAAACACTTCTAACTGTAGGCCTACATCACAGTAGGTTACAGCATCATCGTAGCATAGTTGTTTTGAATAGCCTATAGCCCTATTAACAGCAAACACTTTGCAGATAATCGTGTTGTCGCCTCGGTATATTGATCGATGGGGCAATTAGGTTCGTAATATCATAAAAAAGGTAAGCAATTACAGAAGTTGAAATAGCTGAAATGACAtcgttgtaaataaataacacGGACTGTGGTTAGTTTCGACTCGATGTTAGCGTCTGCGTGCGTCCTATCTTCCGACCCAAGTTGGCTGGTTAACTCACCTGACTGCCTAATTCATAAGTTTGTCACGCTACATTGTTTTTAATCAGACAGGCTCTAGTTACGTTAAGAGATATTAATTTACTTTATTACACGCCTATGTCAGTAGGCGACATGGGCATATGAACTACGCTCACCAGGTTGCATTGGATATTAGTGACATCGGTTGATAATGTTAAGAGGAAATAGTCTCAACAGTAAGTTAAAACACGGCCTACCTTAAGAACTTGTCGCCTAGGTTAATTCATTATTGGTTCGTTATTTTCAACATATCGATTTGCATTTTTCCTCCGTAAAACAGTTGACAAGAACAAGTGAGAGAAGTTTCtatattaattaaattaattgaaTATCGCATGATCTTAGTGCGAGAGATTCTGTTCAGTAGTGTTGGTCCATGCAAGTCCTGTCTTGTTTGCTTGCCCAGTCACAACTTATATGatcagactcatcatcatcagcagaaACACTGACTTAATTGCATGCACAACAGAGGCCATTTTAATTATGTCAAATAAGTACTAAAAAGCTTATATCTTGTGGGTGGTAACctcattttttttcaatcataATTAAATAGCCCTACTAAGAGTGGTATCACGATCAAAATCAGCAAGTTTTCATATTCAATTGAAAGGTGAATGGTTGCTGTGTTTGATTGCTTTTGGTGAGAGATGTGTAAAGTAGCCTGCAATTAGTGAGTTGTCAAGGGGAGACCAATGAGCCTACCATTCACCCACTACACTAGGTAAACAGGAAAGTAACAACGATGGGTTAGAAAGATGAAAATGTACTGTGTAGtcttttaaacaaaacaaaacaataattgTCGTTGCACTCTCTTTTATAACAATTTTaatgtattgtatttatttaacctCTGGCCTTTGTGTGACATTAGAGTAGCACCCAGCCTAGGCCGACGTATAAGTGGTAAAAAGGGAACCGGTGCATTTGCACCTCGGGTCGCTGTTTTAGTCAATGGTATACCTATGGTGGTGTTAGAAAAGTATTCAAACTGAGACTGATTTTTGAAATTATGATAACAAAAATGGATAAGTTGTTTGAAAAAAATCCCCCTGCTATACTtaaaattccattttatttcatGGAATGTTGAAATAAACCACTGATTGCAAAATACGTCCTAGAGGAAAATCTTCATCTTCATAACTGGATGTATGTGGTGCAATGCCCTTAGATTTGCTGTAAAGAGTTAATAAATTGCCAGATATTTTACTACCAAACTGATTGACTATTATAAGTCAATATTAGTCAATActattatataaaaaaacatcataTGATTTTATGGATGTCTCATATGACTCAGGTTTAGCAGGAAGGTCATTGCATGGTCAACAGCATGCAAGGATCTGCAGGGACACAACAGCCCAAGTCAAAAGCCATCTAGAACAATCAACATCCATACATTCTGTATACCCACCAGGTAAGGAGATAACAAAGTACTAGCCGATTTCATAAAGATGTTTGAATGGATATCTATTGGCTATTGATTTCTAATTACACAATGATGGACCATGCAGGAATATCATTCAAGGCATTATGAAGCAAAATCTCATAAATAGCTACATTTGATTGAGTTTAAttgtaaacaaaaaaaggttgGTAAGAAAgttacaaaaacaaatcacaagGTTGACTTCTGCCTTGGAGAAGTTTTTGCTGAGCGCATGAAATGTTTCTGCAGTATTTGCACATCTG
Above is a window of Clupea harengus chromosome 14, Ch_v2.0.2, whole genome shotgun sequence DNA encoding:
- the LOC105908187 gene encoding KATNB1-like protein 1; its protein translation is MSSEDHDDEEGGYQSPEEVLSNEAHIYRIRFSAAKHVEVEFCKKEDTNKKRQSPGRSGNHLGRVKRVVSCKRKTHHPLTVSSGGRRKSHSTGKHLDTDGSNSSRDEDHPEDMQELWGTPQRGDQEPKMKTEEISKYGDYFKELSQDHRMMMQVLSGRHLQLKLASSLWRKGAGELLTYLLRLEDTSLLVDCLPMITKRLQDESSDITIGYCVDLLPLVKSALRSPFEDYLMVGWSWVQSVLNKWWPQLTGQDDQACDTYCSDRNIYIIKHQLQDLREQASHCCSLSGRTGKIAKSVQACLFQLP